A window of Rhodococcus sp. SGAir0479 contains these coding sequences:
- a CDS encoding DUF2516 family protein translates to MFNPHGITGLILLALQLLALAAAVFAIFHAVRQRKDAFTAVDKLTKPIWLGILIASLLVIFLFGAVHMLGLIAVVAVCVYLVDVRPRVDDVQRGPRW, encoded by the coding sequence GTGTTCAATCCTCACGGCATCACCGGTCTGATCCTGCTCGCGCTGCAGTTGCTCGCTCTCGCCGCCGCGGTGTTCGCGATCTTCCATGCGGTACGTCAGCGCAAGGATGCCTTCACTGCCGTGGACAAGCTGACCAAGCCGATCTGGCTCGGCATCCTGATCGCCTCACTGCTCGTGATCTTCCTGTTCGGGGCGGTCCACATGCTCGGACTCATCGCGGTGGTCGCGGTGTGCGTGTACCTCGTCGACGTCCGTCCGCGGGTCGACGACGTCCAACGCGGTCCGCGCTGGTAG
- a CDS encoding heparin-binding hemagglutinin has protein sequence MTDPKFIENVKTPFFAAVGTGDLVVQAVADVVSQVRARAENANTDVSGRIDEARERWANLPTEVSEGVEQLRERLTALPAELPEELAELRERFNSDELRKVAEAYLKVASDLYVALAERGEEAVERLRKQPAVEEQLGRAEAVFGDAVELTEEALGTVARQTRAVGEQAAKFAGRAAGRISDVADGAAVVLSETTDTVVERLAETGDSVAERVEAVGERAEATTEAAAERVEAAAPKASAEPAAPKVTAEPTAPKKDAPVAKKAAPPKPASTKATPATPPNPAAAAAKKAAPVKKAAPKKATD, from the coding sequence ATGACTGATCCGAAGTTCATCGAGAACGTGAAGACGCCGTTCTTTGCCGCCGTCGGCACCGGCGACCTGGTCGTCCAGGCCGTCGCCGACGTCGTGTCCCAGGTCCGGGCCCGCGCCGAGAACGCCAACACCGACGTGTCCGGCCGCATCGACGAGGCCCGCGAGCGCTGGGCCAACCTGCCCACCGAGGTGTCGGAGGGCGTCGAGCAGCTGCGGGAGCGGCTGACCGCGCTGCCGGCCGAGCTGCCGGAGGAACTCGCCGAGCTGCGCGAGCGGTTCAACTCCGACGAGCTGCGCAAGGTCGCCGAGGCGTACCTCAAGGTCGCGTCCGATCTGTACGTCGCGCTCGCCGAGCGCGGCGAGGAAGCGGTGGAGCGGCTCCGCAAGCAGCCGGCCGTCGAGGAGCAGCTGGGACGGGCCGAGGCCGTGTTCGGCGACGCCGTCGAGCTCACCGAGGAGGCGCTCGGCACCGTGGCGCGCCAGACCCGTGCCGTCGGTGAGCAGGCCGCGAAGTTCGCCGGCCGGGCGGCCGGCCGCATCAGTGACGTCGCCGACGGGGCAGCCGTCGTGCTGTCGGAGACGACCGACACCGTGGTCGAGCGCCTGGCCGAGACCGGAGACTCGGTGGCCGAGCGCGTCGAGGCCGTGGGCGAGCGCGCGGAGGCCACGACCGAGGCGGCCGCCGAGCGCGTCGAGGCGGCGGCTCCCAAGGCGAGCGCGGAGCCGGCGGCTCCCAAGGTGACTGCCGAGCCCACGGCTCCCAAGAAGGATGCACCGGTCGCGAAGAAGGCTGCTCCGCCCAAGCCCGCGTCGACCAAGGCCACCCCGGCCACCCCGCCGAATCCGGCTGCCGCGGCGGCCAAGAAGGCGGCTCCCGTCAAGAAGGCTGCGCCGAAGAAGGCCACCGACTGA
- a CDS encoding helix-turn-helix domain-containing protein, translating to MVDEPDDMGGAARVVAGAAHDIGGFIRSQREAAQVSLRQLAQLAGVSNPYLSQIERGLRKPSADVLAQIAKGLRVSSEVLYMQAGILEKRPHSPVRDALLADGAITERQKQVLLEIYESFCRENDADKSAQSDTADQSPGGTATADEEEHEIADPLDRSSDND from the coding sequence ATGGTCGACGAGCCCGACGACATGGGTGGTGCGGCGCGCGTCGTCGCGGGTGCCGCCCACGACATCGGCGGTTTCATCCGCTCGCAGCGCGAAGCGGCGCAGGTGTCTCTGCGCCAGCTCGCGCAACTCGCCGGCGTCAGCAATCCCTACCTGAGTCAGATCGAACGCGGGCTGCGCAAGCCGTCCGCCGACGTCCTCGCGCAGATCGCGAAGGGGTTGCGGGTCTCGTCCGAGGTTCTGTACATGCAGGCCGGGATTCTCGAGAAGCGCCCGCACAGCCCGGTTCGGGACGCGCTGCTCGCCGACGGTGCCATCACCGAGCGACAGAAGCAGGTGCTGCTCGAGATCTACGAGTCGTTCTGTCGGGAGAACGACGCCGACAAGTCCGCCCAGTCCGACACGGCCGATCAGTCCCCGGGGGGTACGGCTACCGCGGACGAAGAAGAGCACGAGATCGCAGATCCACTCGACAGGAGTTCCGACAATGACTGA
- a CDS encoding DUF445 domain-containing protein translates to MKAVATGFLVVATVVYLFCRWQETRGAGGWVGYVRAASEAGMVGALADWFAVTALFRHPLGIKIPHTAIIKRKKDQLGESLSSFVGDNFLAPEVVSAKVSSAQIPLRVGTWMAEPVHAQRVAAETSTLLRGVVEVLQDDDITAIIDNTIVRRIAEPDWGPPIGKVLAELLRENRQLPLLDLLAERAHQWALNSQDTIDRIISRDSPSWSPKFVDAMLGEKIYRELVEFTWKVRSNPEHEVRLAANRFLVDFADDLQNDPATIAKAEAIKTEIMGREEITGLAAATWRVAKRLIMESVDDPNSTLRRKIAENVATLGVRLRDDTELRSKVDGWLLAGTRYVASNYTDEITAVITETVQRWDAEEASRKIELQVGRDLQFIRINGTVVGALAGLAIYTFSQLLFA, encoded by the coding sequence ATGAAGGCGGTCGCGACGGGGTTCCTCGTGGTCGCGACCGTCGTCTACCTCTTCTGCCGATGGCAGGAGACCCGCGGCGCCGGCGGCTGGGTCGGGTACGTGCGCGCCGCGTCCGAAGCCGGCATGGTGGGCGCACTGGCCGACTGGTTCGCGGTGACCGCCCTGTTCCGGCACCCGCTCGGGATCAAGATCCCGCACACCGCGATCATCAAGCGCAAGAAGGACCAGCTCGGCGAAAGCCTGAGCAGCTTCGTCGGCGACAACTTCCTGGCGCCCGAGGTGGTGTCGGCGAAGGTGAGCAGCGCGCAGATCCCGTTGCGGGTGGGCACGTGGATGGCCGAGCCCGTGCACGCGCAACGGGTCGCAGCCGAGACGTCGACGCTGCTGCGCGGGGTGGTCGAGGTCCTGCAGGACGACGACATCACCGCGATCATCGACAACACCATCGTCCGGCGGATCGCCGAGCCGGACTGGGGGCCGCCCATCGGCAAGGTGCTGGCCGAACTGCTGCGCGAGAATCGGCAGTTGCCGCTGCTGGATCTGCTGGCCGAGCGCGCGCACCAGTGGGCGCTGAACAGCCAGGACACGATCGACCGGATCATCAGCCGGGACTCGCCGAGCTGGTCGCCGAAGTTCGTCGACGCGATGCTGGGCGAGAAGATCTATCGCGAACTCGTGGAGTTCACGTGGAAGGTCCGCTCCAACCCCGAGCACGAGGTGCGACTGGCGGCCAACCGGTTCCTCGTCGATTTCGCGGACGATCTCCAGAACGATCCCGCGACCATCGCGAAGGCCGAGGCGATCAAGACCGAGATCATGGGCCGCGAGGAGATCACCGGCCTCGCCGCGGCCACGTGGCGGGTGGCCAAGCGGCTGATCATGGAGTCGGTCGACGACCCGAACAGCACGCTGCGCCGCAAGATCGCCGAGAACGTCGCGACGTTGGGGGTGCGGCTGCGCGACGACACGGAGTTGCGCTCGAAGGTGGACGGCTGGCTGCTGGCGGGCACGCGCTACGTCGCCTCGAACTACACCGACGAGATCACCGCGGTCATCACCGAGACCGTGCAGCGGTGGGACGCGGAGGAGGCGAGCCGCAAGATCGAATTGCAGGTGGGCCGCGATCTCCAGTTCATCCGGATCAACGGCACCGTCGTCGGCGCGCTCGCGGGCCTGGCGATCTACACGTTCTCGCAGCTGCTGTTCGCGTGA
- a CDS encoding TetR/AcrR family transcriptional regulator, with protein sequence MWRNPVPKQSADLQQTTEETIAPAAKPDGRKRRWREHKIARREELVDGTIAAIRARGRDVGMDDIASEIGVSKTVLYRYFTDKNDLTSATMMRYVETILAPRMYEAIGEDLDEYELTRVAISAYVETVAADPEVYLYVMANSAGPNRDVVADSERMIAELLATVLGERLRSMEMDSGGSVPWAYGVVGAVQLATHWWISNQSMSTEDLIDYLVMMTWGGISGIAASNGSPTRFKAVPHPLREQGADD encoded by the coding sequence ATGTGGCGAAACCCAGTGCCGAAGCAAAGCGCAGATCTGCAGCAGACAACCGAAGAGACGATCGCTCCCGCGGCGAAACCCGACGGCCGCAAGCGACGTTGGCGCGAACACAAGATCGCGCGCCGTGAGGAACTCGTCGACGGCACCATCGCGGCGATCCGGGCGCGGGGCCGCGACGTCGGCATGGACGACATCGCATCCGAGATCGGCGTCTCCAAGACCGTGCTGTACCGGTACTTCACCGACAAGAACGACCTGACGAGCGCGACCATGATGCGCTACGTGGAGACCATCCTGGCGCCGCGTATGTACGAGGCGATCGGCGAGGACCTCGACGAGTACGAGCTCACTCGGGTCGCGATCTCGGCGTACGTGGAGACGGTCGCCGCGGACCCCGAGGTCTACCTGTACGTGATGGCGAACAGTGCCGGCCCCAACCGCGACGTCGTCGCGGACTCCGAGCGCATGATCGCGGAGCTGCTCGCGACGGTCCTCGGGGAACGCCTGCGCAGCATGGAGATGGACTCCGGCGGCTCGGTGCCGTGGGCGTACGGCGTGGTGGGCGCGGTGCAGCTGGCGACGCACTGGTGGATCTCCAACCAGTCGATGTCGACCGAGGACCTCATCGACTACCTGGTGATGATGACGTGGGGCGGCATCTCCGGCATCGCGGCCTCCAACGGTTCCCCGACGCGCTTCAAGGCGGTGCCGCACCCGCTGCGCGAGCAGGGCGCCGACGACTGA
- a CDS encoding DUF4873 domain-containing protein: MTEFTDEPDGYRGPAHITVEGHAPVIVDVELSGNFEPISGRFVWRGRVRELTRALGAETEVTAGTELTIATPEGSGVARVSGLDLWGSHMVDGVTRPPFPVMEDTEGLL, translated from the coding sequence GTGACCGAATTCACCGACGAGCCCGACGGCTACCGCGGGCCCGCACACATCACCGTCGAGGGGCACGCGCCCGTGATCGTCGACGTCGAGCTGTCCGGCAACTTCGAGCCCATCAGCGGGCGATTCGTGTGGCGGGGCCGCGTCCGCGAACTCACCCGCGCCCTGGGCGCCGAGACCGAGGTGACCGCGGGAACGGAGCTGACGATCGCGACCCCCGAGGGGTCCGGTGTCGCGCGGGTCAGCGGACTGGACCTGTGGGGAAGTCACATGGTCGACGGCGTCACCCGCCCGCCCTTCCCGGTCATGGAGGACACCGAGGGACTGCTCTAG
- a CDS encoding ABC1 kinase family protein: MADKVPTSRLVRGSKLGQVAAGRAIRTAGTRVSMIGRSEEVRARLAEKSSIAAAEQLVTVLGSMKGVAMKLGQMLSILDLDLVPEEHRADFQRKLAALRDQAPTTSFESMRAVIESDYGRPIAEVFADFDPEPVAAASIGQVYRARLHDGREVAVKVQYPGIDAAIRADLKNLTMFLKIWKSTVPTLSTPALLNELRLNFEGELDYEREARTQHEIARLYAGHPFIAIPDSMPELSTRRVLVSEFFGGTGFAGIRALPQAERNRVGEIIFRFYIGSLYRHHEFCGDPHPGNVLLGADGRVGFVDFGLFNRMDPVHVEFEKRCLRAATEGRRDDLYALMVERGVIAPGADVTPDECFEYVCAAAEWNLVDEEIAITPEMASTGFLLAIDPRASEFSGMKSQNLPPEHLFSRRADFLTFGVLGQLDASANWHRIGREWVYDAAPATELGAAEEKWRSGRS, encoded by the coding sequence TTGGCCGACAAGGTCCCCACGTCCCGTCTCGTGCGGGGCTCGAAACTCGGCCAGGTCGCGGCCGGCCGGGCAATCCGCACCGCCGGCACCAGGGTGTCGATGATCGGTCGGTCGGAGGAGGTGCGCGCCCGGCTGGCGGAGAAGTCCTCGATCGCCGCGGCCGAGCAGTTGGTCACCGTCCTCGGCAGCATGAAGGGCGTGGCGATGAAGCTCGGCCAGATGCTGTCGATCCTCGATCTCGACCTGGTTCCCGAGGAACACCGCGCGGACTTCCAACGCAAACTGGCCGCGCTCCGGGACCAGGCTCCGACGACGTCGTTCGAGTCGATGCGGGCAGTGATCGAGTCGGACTACGGGCGTCCGATCGCGGAGGTGTTCGCGGATTTCGATCCCGAACCGGTCGCGGCCGCGTCGATCGGTCAGGTGTACCGGGCAAGGCTGCACGACGGCCGGGAAGTCGCCGTCAAGGTGCAGTATCCCGGCATCGACGCGGCGATCCGCGCCGACCTGAAGAACCTCACGATGTTCCTCAAGATCTGGAAGTCGACGGTGCCGACCCTGTCGACCCCGGCGCTCCTCAACGAGCTGCGCCTGAATTTCGAGGGCGAACTCGACTACGAGCGCGAGGCCCGCACGCAGCACGAGATCGCGCGCCTGTACGCCGGCCACCCGTTCATCGCGATCCCCGACAGCATGCCGGAGCTGAGCACGCGGCGGGTGTTGGTGAGCGAGTTCTTCGGCGGCACCGGTTTCGCCGGGATTCGCGCGCTCCCCCAGGCCGAGCGGAACCGCGTCGGCGAGATCATCTTCCGCTTCTACATCGGGTCGCTGTACCGCCACCACGAGTTCTGCGGCGATCCGCATCCCGGGAACGTCTTGCTGGGCGCCGACGGCCGGGTCGGGTTCGTCGACTTCGGCTTGTTCAATCGCATGGATCCCGTGCACGTCGAGTTCGAGAAGCGGTGTCTGCGCGCGGCCACCGAGGGACGCCGGGACGACCTGTACGCGCTCATGGTCGAGCGCGGGGTCATCGCGCCCGGCGCCGACGTCACGCCCGACGAGTGCTTCGAGTACGTGTGCGCCGCGGCCGAGTGGAACCTGGTGGACGAGGAGATCGCGATCACGCCCGAGATGGCGAGCACCGGTTTCCTGCTGGCGATCGATCCGCGCGCCTCGGAGTTCTCCGGAATGAAGAGCCAGAACCTGCCGCCCGAGCATCTCTTCTCGCGCCGCGCGGACTTCCTCACTTTCGGCGTCCTGGGACAGCTGGACGCGAGCGCCAACTGGCACCGGATCGGCCGCGAATGGGTGTACGACGCGGCGCCCGCGACGGAGCTCGGCGCCGCCGAGGAGAAGTGGCGGTCCGGTCGCAGCTGA
- a CDS encoding polyphosphate kinase 2 family protein produces MAADANDLWTTPAVEALRAGPHTKVADIDPRATPGFVGNKSDGERLLEERGAVLSALQEKLYANGRSGDQRAVLLILQGMDTAGKGGMVRHVIGHVDPQGVDHAAFGVPTEEEKRHHYLWRINKALPRGGQLGVFDRSHYEDVLVVRVHDLVPPTVWSGRYAEINQFERELVDNGTTLVKVAMFVSLDEQKRRLAERLDRRDKYWKYNPGDVTERALWPQYQEAYQAMLDRTSTDHAPWYVVPCDRKWYSRIAVTELLIDALTRLDLDWPPAEFDIEVEKQRLARS; encoded by the coding sequence ATGGCTGCGGACGCGAACGACCTGTGGACCACCCCCGCCGTCGAGGCCCTGCGGGCGGGTCCGCACACCAAGGTGGCGGACATCGATCCGCGGGCCACGCCCGGGTTCGTGGGCAACAAGTCCGACGGCGAGCGCCTGCTCGAGGAACGAGGCGCGGTGCTGTCCGCGCTGCAGGAGAAGTTGTACGCCAACGGCCGGTCCGGAGATCAGCGCGCGGTCCTGCTGATCCTGCAGGGCATGGACACCGCCGGTAAGGGCGGAATGGTTCGGCACGTCATCGGACACGTGGATCCGCAGGGCGTCGATCACGCCGCGTTCGGGGTGCCGACCGAGGAGGAGAAGCGCCATCACTACCTGTGGCGCATCAACAAGGCGCTGCCCCGCGGCGGGCAGCTCGGGGTGTTCGACCGCTCGCACTACGAGGACGTGCTGGTGGTGCGGGTGCACGACCTGGTGCCGCCGACCGTGTGGAGCGGCCGCTACGCCGAGATCAACCAGTTCGAGCGCGAACTGGTGGACAACGGGACGACGCTGGTGAAGGTCGCGATGTTCGTCTCCCTGGACGAGCAGAAGCGCCGACTGGCCGAGCGCCTCGACCGCCGCGACAAGTACTGGAAGTACAACCCCGGCGACGTCACCGAACGGGCGCTGTGGCCGCAGTACCAGGAGGCGTACCAAGCCATGCTGGACCGCACGTCGACCGACCACGCGCCGTGGTACGTCGTGCCGTGTGATCGCAAGTGGTACAGCCGGATCGCGGTGACCGAACTGTTGATCGACGCGCTCACCCGGCTCGATCTGGACTGGCCGCCCGCCGAGTTCGACATCGAGGTCGAGAAGCAGCGCCTGGCCCGCTCCTGA
- a CDS encoding NAD(P)-dependent alcohol dehydrogenase: MIDVSAYAANSADGPLEKTTIERRDVGPRDVLIDIKYAGICHSDIHTARNEWGGTSYPVVPGHEITGIVAQVGSDVTKHAVGDRVGVGCFVDSCRTCASCEAGEEQYCQNGVVDTYNTVGRDGKRTAGGYSTHIVVDEDFVLSVPDGLELDVAAPLLCAGITLYSPLAHWGAGPGKKVAIVGMGGLGHVGVKIAHAMGAEVTVLSQSLSKKDDGLRFGADHYYATAEKETFKALRGRFDLILNTVSVNLDMDRYLSMLALDGTLVELGLPENPISVRGFSLLKNRRSLAGSLVGGIPQTQEMLDFCAEHGIGAEIELISADRINEAYDRVVGSDVRYRFVIDAATF, encoded by the coding sequence ATGATCGACGTCTCCGCCTATGCAGCGAACTCCGCAGACGGGCCCCTCGAAAAAACCACCATCGAACGCCGCGACGTGGGACCGCGCGACGTGCTCATCGACATCAAGTACGCCGGCATCTGCCACTCCGACATCCACACCGCCCGCAACGAGTGGGGCGGCACCAGCTACCCGGTGGTGCCGGGACACGAGATCACCGGCATCGTCGCGCAGGTCGGGTCCGACGTCACCAAGCACGCCGTCGGTGACCGGGTCGGGGTCGGCTGTTTCGTCGACTCGTGCCGCACGTGCGCCAGCTGCGAAGCCGGCGAGGAGCAGTACTGCCAGAACGGTGTCGTCGACACCTACAACACCGTCGGCCGCGACGGGAAGCGCACCGCGGGCGGGTATTCCACACACATCGTCGTCGACGAGGACTTCGTGCTGTCGGTCCCGGACGGGCTCGAGCTCGACGTCGCGGCGCCGCTGCTGTGCGCCGGCATCACGTTGTACTCGCCGCTCGCGCACTGGGGCGCCGGCCCGGGCAAGAAGGTCGCGATCGTCGGGATGGGCGGCCTGGGACACGTCGGCGTCAAGATCGCGCACGCGATGGGCGCCGAGGTCACCGTGCTGAGCCAGTCGCTGAGCAAGAAAGACGACGGCCTGCGCTTCGGGGCGGACCACTACTACGCGACCGCCGAGAAGGAGACCTTCAAGGCGCTGCGCGGCCGGTTCGACCTGATCCTCAACACCGTCTCGGTCAACCTGGACATGGACCGCTACCTGTCGATGCTCGCGCTCGACGGCACGCTCGTCGAACTGGGGCTGCCGGAGAACCCGATCTCCGTGCGGGGCTTCTCGCTGCTCAAGAATCGGCGCAGCCTGGCCGGATCGCTCGTCGGCGGCATCCCGCAGACCCAGGAGATGCTGGACTTCTGTGCCGAGCACGGCATCGGCGCGGAGATCGAACTGATCTCCGCCGATCGGATCAACGAGGCCTACGACCGCGTCGTCGGCAGCGACGTGCGCTACCGATTCGTGATCGACGCCGCCACGTTCTGA
- the metE gene encoding 5-methyltetrahydropteroyltriglutamate--homocysteine S-methyltransferase codes for MSAANTAGYGSSVLGYPRIGPRRELKRALEAYWHGTGSQSQLVSVARELQEQTWSELAATGLTQVPGNTFSYYDHVLDNALLFGAVPERFAPLESELDPLDFYFTLARGRPDFPPLELVRFFGTNYHYRQPELSENSTFELRSATVLDEFERAKARGIELRPVVLGPVSLLLLSKVAPGSTAEGFATLDLLDRLLPEYEKLFAQLAKAGATCVQLDEPCFTEDRTPEELAALGRAYEKLAHAPLRPRILVTGPYGSLGEALPILAATPVEALGLDLVNGRITAEDLAKIPGIRRKRIYAGIVDGRNVWRVDRFNTLTYLNQIKDVTPDLVVSTSCSLLHVPYDVLMEYDMPGDVADRLAFAKQKVGEVVSLARALTEGPSERWRKKPTSVHFKQKHDVRARVNAIRPEHRVRAPYEERRIAQQARLNLPPVPATTLGSFPQTDEIRQARYELGEGRLDWDEYYKRIQDEIAKTIALQEDIGLDVFVHGEHERNDMVQYFAELLEGYAFTHNGWVQAYGSRCTRPPVLYGDVRRPKPMTVEWITYAQSLTDKPVKGMLTGPVTMLARSFVRQDQPLHETADQLALAIRDEIADLEAAGIAIIQVDEPAIRELLPLRKTGRKEYLDWAVDAFRLATGGAKPATQIHTHLTYSGQRSVVDAIERLDADVTAIVATRSISWVLEAIKEKALTHGVGPGVYESRSARIPDIDELDALLTEAAESVELDRLWANPDGGLKTRHYWQLEPSLRNLVAAARRLRRRAAQG; via the coding sequence ATGTCCGCCGCAAACACCGCCGGGTACGGATCCAGTGTCCTCGGATACCCGCGCATCGGGCCCCGCCGTGAACTCAAGCGGGCCCTCGAGGCCTACTGGCACGGCACCGGCTCCCAGTCCCAACTCGTCTCCGTGGCACGGGAACTGCAGGAGCAGACGTGGAGTGAGCTGGCCGCGACCGGGTTGACCCAGGTTCCCGGAAACACGTTCTCCTACTACGACCACGTGCTCGACAACGCGCTGCTCTTCGGTGCGGTGCCCGAGCGGTTCGCACCGCTCGAGAGCGAACTCGATCCCCTCGACTTCTACTTCACGTTGGCCCGCGGCCGGCCCGACTTCCCTCCGCTCGAACTGGTGCGGTTCTTCGGGACCAACTACCACTACCGCCAGCCCGAACTGTCGGAGAACTCGACGTTCGAATTGCGTTCGGCGACAGTGCTCGACGAGTTCGAGCGGGCCAAGGCGCGGGGTATCGAACTGCGTCCGGTCGTTCTCGGACCGGTGTCGCTGCTGCTGCTGTCGAAGGTCGCGCCCGGCTCCACTGCCGAAGGATTCGCGACACTCGACCTGCTCGACCGGCTGCTGCCGGAGTACGAGAAGTTGTTCGCGCAGCTCGCGAAGGCCGGCGCGACGTGCGTCCAGCTGGACGAGCCGTGCTTCACCGAGGATCGCACCCCGGAGGAGCTGGCGGCGCTCGGCCGCGCCTACGAGAAGCTCGCGCACGCTCCGCTGCGCCCGCGCATCCTCGTCACCGGGCCGTACGGCTCGCTGGGGGAGGCGCTGCCGATTTTGGCCGCGACCCCCGTCGAGGCCCTGGGGTTGGACCTGGTCAACGGCCGCATCACCGCCGAGGATCTGGCGAAGATCCCCGGGATCCGGCGCAAGCGGATCTACGCCGGCATCGTCGACGGCCGCAACGTGTGGCGCGTCGACCGGTTCAACACGCTCACCTACCTGAACCAGATCAAGGACGTCACCCCGGACCTGGTGGTCTCCACCTCGTGCTCGCTGCTGCACGTGCCGTACGACGTGCTCATGGAGTACGACATGCCCGGGGACGTCGCGGACCGGCTCGCGTTCGCGAAACAGAAGGTGGGCGAGGTGGTCTCGCTCGCGCGCGCCCTCACCGAGGGACCGTCCGAGCGGTGGCGCAAGAAGCCGACGTCCGTGCATTTCAAGCAGAAGCACGACGTCCGCGCCCGGGTCAACGCCATCCGTCCCGAGCATCGTGTGCGCGCGCCGTACGAGGAGCGCCGGATCGCGCAGCAGGCGCGGCTGAACCTCCCGCCGGTGCCCGCGACCACGCTCGGGTCGTTCCCGCAGACGGACGAGATCCGCCAGGCCCGTTACGAACTGGGCGAGGGTCGCCTGGACTGGGACGAGTACTACAAGCGGATCCAGGACGAGATCGCCAAGACGATCGCGCTGCAGGAGGACATCGGCCTGGACGTCTTCGTTCACGGCGAGCACGAGCGCAACGACATGGTGCAGTACTTCGCGGAACTGCTCGAGGGCTACGCGTTCACCCACAACGGCTGGGTGCAGGCGTACGGCTCACGGTGCACCCGTCCGCCGGTGCTGTACGGCGACGTCCGTCGCCCGAAGCCGATGACCGTCGAGTGGATCACGTACGCGCAGTCCCTGACCGACAAGCCGGTCAAGGGCATGCTCACCGGTCCGGTCACGATGCTGGCGCGCTCGTTCGTGCGTCAGGACCAGCCGCTGCACGAGACCGCCGACCAGTTGGCGCTCGCGATCCGGGACGAGATCGCCGACCTCGAGGCCGCCGGTATCGCGATCATCCAGGTCGACGAGCCGGCCATCCGGGAACTGCTGCCGCTGCGGAAGACCGGGCGCAAGGAGTACCTGGACTGGGCCGTCGACGCGTTCCGTCTGGCCACCGGCGGGGCCAAGCCGGCGACGCAGATCCACACGCACCTGACCTATTCCGGTCAGCGGTCCGTCGTGGACGCCATCGAACGACTCGACGCCGACGTCACCGCGATCGTCGCGACGCGGTCGATCAGCTGGGTGCTCGAGGCGATCAAGGAGAAGGCTCTCACGCACGGCGTCGGGCCCGGCGTGTACGAGAGCCGGTCGGCGCGTATCCCCGACATCGACGAACTCGACGCCCTGCTGACGGAGGCCGCCGAATCGGTGGAACTCGACCGGTTGTGGGCGAACCCCGACGGCGGCCTCAAGACCCGCCACTACTGGCAGCTCGAGCCGTCGCTGCGCAATCTGGTCGCGGCGGCTCGGCGTTTGCGGCGGCGTGCCGCGCAGGGGTAG
- a CDS encoding 3-hydroxybutyryl-CoA dehydrogenase has translation MTSEKIQRVGVIGAGIMGSGIAEVCARAHIDVLVFEQTRELAAAGRSRILRSLDRGVSSGKITEREREQAAWRLRFTSDLGDFADRQLVVEAVVEDEKIKSEIFTELDEIVTDPDAVLASNTSSIPIMKLGIATKAPERVIGMHFFNPVPVLPLVELVTTLKTSPAVSARAETFASELLGKQVVRSADRSGFVVNALLVPYLLSAIRMVESGFATKEDVDKAMVLGCAHPMGPLALTDLVGLDTVKSIADSMYEEFKEPLYSAPPLLLRMVEAGLVGKKSGAGFYEYADNGRATKKAS, from the coding sequence GTGACCAGCGAAAAGATTCAGCGCGTCGGCGTGATCGGCGCCGGCATCATGGGTTCCGGAATCGCCGAGGTGTGCGCTCGTGCACACATCGACGTGCTGGTGTTCGAGCAGACCCGCGAGCTCGCTGCGGCGGGACGCTCGCGCATCCTGCGCTCGCTCGATCGCGGAGTGAGCAGTGGCAAGATCACCGAACGCGAGCGGGAGCAGGCCGCCTGGCGGCTGCGCTTCACCTCCGACCTCGGTGACTTCGCAGACCGGCAGCTCGTAGTGGAGGCCGTCGTCGAGGACGAGAAGATCAAGAGCGAGATCTTCACCGAACTCGACGAGATCGTGACGGATCCGGACGCGGTGCTCGCATCGAACACGTCCTCGATCCCGATCATGAAGCTGGGTATCGCGACCAAGGCGCCGGAGCGCGTGATCGGGATGCACTTCTTCAATCCGGTTCCCGTCCTCCCGCTCGTCGAGCTGGTCACGACGCTCAAGACCAGCCCCGCGGTGTCCGCGCGGGCGGAGACGTTCGCGAGCGAGTTGCTCGGCAAGCAGGTGGTGCGGTCGGCGGACCGGTCCGGTTTCGTCGTCAACGCGCTGCTGGTGCCGTACCTGCTCTCCGCGATCCGCATGGTGGAGTCCGGTTTCGCCACCAAGGAAGACGTCGACAAGGCGATGGTGCTCGGATGTGCGCACCCGATGGGTCCGCTCGCGCTGACCGATCTGGTGGGACTTGACACCGTCAAGTCGATCGCCGACTCGATGTACGAGGAGTTCAAGGAGCCGCTGTACTCGGCCCCGCCACTGCTGCTGCGGATGGTCGAGGCAGGGCTCGTCGGCAAGAAGTCGGGTGCCGGCTTCTACGAATACGCCGACAACGGCCGTGCCACCAAGAAGGCAAGCTAG